The window CGGGGACGGCGGCGCCCACCACAGGGCGGCGAGCGCCGTGCCGGCGACCGGAGCGAGGGCCGCCCCGCGCAGGGCGGCCGGCGGGCGCGCGGTCATGAGGCGGGGCCGGACGTGTCGTCACCCAGTCCCCGCTCGCGGGCGAGCAGGATGGCCTCGGTCCGGCCGCTCACCCCCAGCTTGGCGAAGACGGCGGACAGATGGTTCGCGACGGTCTTGACGGCCAGTTCCAGCTCGGCCGCGACCCGTGCGTTGCCGTGGCCGCGTGCCACCCGGTCGAGGATCTCCCGTTCGCGTACGGTCAGTTCGGGGAATGGGTCGGCAGGCCGGGGCGGCGGCCCCACCTGGCCGAGCAGGCGGGCCGCCACGCCCGGCGCGATGACGAACTGTCCGGCCGCCACCGACCGGATGGTGGTCAGGATCTCCTCCTGCTGGGCGCCCTTGAGGAGATAGCCGCGGGCCCCGGCGCGCAGCGCCGACAGCACCGTCTCGTCGTCCTCGTACATGGTGACGACGAGCACCGCGACGTCGGGCAGCAGCGCGGTCAGCCGCCGGGTGGCCTCCACCCCGTCCATGGCCGGCATCCGGATGTCCATCACGACCACGTCCGGACGGCTCAACTGCGCCTCGCGCAGTGCCTCTTCGCCGGTCGCCGCCTCCGCCACCACCTCCACCCCCGCCAGCGAGGTCAGCAGGGCGCTCATCCCGCGCCGTACTACGGGATGGTCGTCGGCGATGAGCACCCGGATGGGACGGGCCGCGGAGGTCATGTCCCGATGATGGCCGAGACCGGTTCCCGTCGGGGAGGCTCTTCTCCCAGGACGTACGGGAAAACCTCCCTGCCGCCGGGGACGAACCACCGATGCGTGCCGGAACTCGGCTGCCGCATGCTCGCCGCACCGGGTCGCCGCACCGGCGGCCCCCCGACTCCCCGAGACAGGAGCCCAGATGAGCCCGAACAGCCCTTCCGGAACCGTTCCCGGCCTCACCCGCAAGAACAAGGTGGGCCTCGTCCTCGCGGGCCTGCTGGGCCTGCTCGACATGACCAACTTCGTCACGCTCCCGGAGCCCGACGCGGACACCCAGGGTCCGCCGATGGCCGTCGGCATCGCCGACGGCGTGCTCGGCGTGATCACGGTGCTCGCGGTCGTCTACACCTGGCGCACGCTGAACCGGACGGGTTCCCGCGTCGTGGCGGGCTCCCGGATCGTGTCGGTGGTCTCGGCCCTGCCGGCGTTCTTCGTCAGCGGCGTCCCGGCCGCGGTGGTCGCCCTGGTCGCCGTGTTCACGATCCTCAGCGTCGTCGTCATCGCCCTCGTCCTGACCCGCCCGGCCCCAGAGGCCGAGGCCGGCACCGCCTGACCGGCTCCGGGGCACGTCGTGCCGCTCGCACGCCGGGGACGCATCCGCCACCGCAGGGGAGCGGCGGATGCGTCCCCGTGCGGTACCGGCCGGGCCGCTCATGGACGCCACGAACGCCGTACGCGCCCGACACCAGGGGGGAGTCGGGCGCGTACGGGCGGAAACGGTTCAGCGCCGGGCCGCCGCCCGGCCCTGGCTGAGCTGTGCGGTGAGGAGATGCGCGTCGAGCAGCGCGACGTCGGCGGTGCGGTCCGCCCGCGCGTAGCCGGCGAGCATGCGCTTGGTGAGGGTCAGGGCCTCCGGCGCGCGCCGCACGAGGGGCCTGACCCAGGCGTCGACGACCGCGTCCAGCTCCTCCACCGGCGCGACCTTGTGCAGCAGACCGAGCCGATGGGCGGTGCCGGCGTCGAACGGCTCACAGGTGAGCATGAGTTCGCGGATCCTGGCGGACCCGCCCTCGGCGACCAGGCGGCCCATGGCACCTCCCCAGGCGGGCGGCAGCCCGAGGGCGATCTCCGGCATGCGGAACCGGCAGGTGTCCGCACCGGCGCGCAGGTCGCAGAAGGAGGCCAGCGCCAGTCCGGCGCCCACGACCTTGCCGTGGAGCCTGGCGATGGTCACCGCGTGCGAGTTCTCCAGGGCGTCGCACACCCGGTAGGCCTTGTCCACGATGCGCCGCATGGCGCCGCCGGTCGGGTCCTCCGTCAGGGCCGCCTGGAACTCGTCGCGATCGGCGCCGAGACAGAAGTCGTCGCCCACCGC of the Streptomyces sp. NBC_01788 genome contains:
- a CDS encoding response regulator transcription factor, yielding MTSAARPIRVLIADDHPVVRRGMSALLTSLAGVEVVAEAATGEEALREAQLSRPDVVVMDIRMPAMDGVEATRRLTALLPDVAVLVVTMYEDDETVLSALRAGARGYLLKGAQQEEILTTIRSVAAGQFVIAPGVAARLLGQVGPPPRPADPFPELTVREREILDRVARGHGNARVAAELELAVKTVANHLSAVFAKLGVSGRTEAILLARERGLGDDTSGPAS
- a CDS encoding enoyl-CoA hydratase/isomerase family protein, with the protein product MTNTFDNFPYKAIRVEQDGPVLRVALNPSAQDSSLTVAALDDLVSLLNSLHDRPDIRVLLLSAVGDDFCLGADRDEFQAALTEDPTGGAMRRIVDKAYRVCDALENSHAVTIARLHGKVVGAGLALASFCDLRAGADTCRFRMPEIALGLPPAWGGAMGRLVAEGGSARIRELMLTCEPFDAGTAHRLGLLHKVAPVEELDAVVDAWVRPLVRRAPEALTLTKRMLAGYARADRTADVALLDAHLLTAQLSQGRAAARR